A stretch of Henckelia pumila isolate YLH828 chromosome 4, ASM3356847v2, whole genome shotgun sequence DNA encodes these proteins:
- the LOC140861987 gene encoding uncharacterized protein, which yields MEQLRKKQAGYLATTIRNIPFTQEILDADLPKQFKLPHVGEYDGKGDPEEHLARFENAALLHKYSDPIKCRAFFTTLIGPAQQWFNTLRAGEIKEFKDFSKSFLHHFASIKKHPTTTFSLFAIKQREHENLRAYIRRFSALALEVPMATPDLLISAFMQGLDTKDFLKSLIKRPPETYEELLARAEKYVNMEEIQVSRAAVKRERPKSPKGNRVPSNGTGMGQPFRPALLGEFSSFTPLRMKGYRPTKRQQERSRQRARTAPPHEDFNHPNQGQPDDDRAHQRPAPPARGIINMISGGPTDGDSNRARKTSSRKLINMEIGNQIFHTGPTLSFGPEDLKGVSSNHNDALVIRATVANYDVARIFVDSSSSVNVLFQEAINQMDLGHYKMEPVVTSLFGFTGHAIRPVGLVHLPLTLGKNNTRKTRIVSFIIVDAPSAYNAILGRPAMTTFMAVASALHQKMKFPVGNEVGEVQGDQVISRKCYVEEVRIEQKVARTDNVDRPGISGMEKINLIENTFGAP from the exons ATGGAGCAGCTCAGGAAGAAGCAGGCCGGGTACCTAGCTACCACAATCAGAAACATTCCTTTTACTCAGGAGATATTGGACGCTGACCTTCccaaacaatttaaattgccCCACGTCGGGGAGTACGATGGTAAAGGCGATCCAGAGGAACATTTAGCACGCTTCGAGAATGCAGCTCTGCTACATAAATATTCGGATCCGATCAAGTGTAGGGCTTTCTTTACTACTCTCATAGGACCCGCCCAGCAATGGTTCAATACGTTACGCGCTGGGGAGATCAAGGAATTCAAGGATTTTAGCAAATCCTTTTTGCATCACTTCGCTAGTATTAAAAAGCATCCTACCACTACTTTCAGTCTCTTTGCCATCAAACAACGGGAACATGAAAATTTGAGGGCATACATTCGAAGGTTTAGTGCCTTGGCTCTCGAGGTACCCATGGCTACCCCAGACCTGCTCATCAGCGCATTCATGCAAGGGCTGGATACAAAAGATTTTcttaaatctttaataaaaagGCCGCCGGAGACGTATGAGGAATTACTTGCCCGAGCTGAGAAATATGTCAACATGGAAGAGATTCAGGTCTCGCGAGCAGCTGTGAAGAGGGAGCGACCAAAAAGTCCAAAGGGCAATAGGGTTCCGAGCAATGGGACAGGAATGGGACAACCATTCCGACCTGCGCTGTTGGGAGAATTCAGCTCTTTCACTCCCTTGCGCATGA AGGGATATCGCCCGACCAAGAGACAGCAGGAAAGATCGAGGCAAAGAGCCAGGACTGCTCCTCCCCATGAAGATTTCAATCACCCGAATCAGGGCCAGCCCGACGATGACCGAGCTCATCAAAGACCAGCTCCGCCTGCTAGAGGAATTATAAACATGATTTCTGGAGGCCCTACTGACGGAGATTCCAATCGAGCTAGGAAAACTAGCAgtagaaaattaataaatatggagATTGGGAATCAAATCTTCCATACTGGCCCGACCCTCTCCTTTGGTCCAGAAGATTTGAAAGGGGTTTCCAGCAACCATAACGATGCGCTGGTAATAAGGGCCACAGTCGCAAACTATGACGTGGCCAGGATATTCGTGGATTCAAGCAGTTCAGTCAATGTTTTATTCCAAGAAGCAATAAATCAAATGGATTTGGGACATTACAAGATGGAGCCTGTGGTAACATCACTCTTTGGTTTCACGGGTCATGCCATCCGACCTGTTGGATTAGTCCACCTACCCTTAACTCTTGGAAAAAACAACACTCGCAAAACCCGAATTGTAAGTTTCATTATAGTGGACGCCCCATCCGCTTATAATGCTATACTAGGCAGACCTGCCATGACCACTTTCATGGCTGTGGCATCAGCTCTGCATCAGAAAATGAAATTCCCAGTGGGTAATGAGGTTGGGGAGGTGCAAGGTGATCAAGTTATTTCGCGCAAGTGTTATGTGGAGGAGGTCAGAATAGAGCAAAAAGTAGCCCGGACAGATAACGTCGACCGACCTGGAATTTCTGGCATGGAAAAAATCAACTTGATagaaaacactttcggcgccccttga